ATCCCGCCCAACGGCACACGGCGGGCCGGTTGATAGCGGATCTGATCGGCCAACCCGACCCGGAAACGATGCTATCGGTGGCGGCTTATGCGCGCGATCGGCTTAACCCGATCATGTTCCAGTACGCGCTTGCGGTCGCGTTGGTGCATCGGAAGGATACGGGCACGGTACCGGTGCCATCGTTTTTGGAAATGTTTCCCACCCGGTTCGTCGACCCGGCCCTGTTTCCCAAGCTGCGCGAGGAGGGTTTCGCCGTGGAGCAGGGGCAACGGGTGGCCATCGAGGTGCCGCACAATGCTACTGCATCGGAGTCCGATCCGGAGCAGCAGTTGGCGTACTTCCGCGAGGACATCGGTGTGAACTTGCACCACTGGCACTGGCATCTGGTGTACCCGCAGGAGGGCCCGCTGGAGGTGGTTGGTAAGGATCGGCGCGGTGAGCTGTTCTACTACATGCACCGTCAGATCACGGCGCGCTACAATGTGGAACGGTTCTGCAATCGAATGCCGCTGACAAAACCGTTGAAAAATCTGCGCGAACCCATCCCGGAGGCGTACTTTCCGAAGCTGATGAACAGTGCGCTGAACAGAACGTACCCCGGCCGGGCGGCCAACATGGTGCTGAGCGTAAGTGAGGAGTCAAGGGAGCGTGGGCAAGAGATCGGATTAAAACTAACTCCTCCCACAGCATGTCAACCGGCCGGAAGATGACGCTGTCACGACCATTCTGGAGCTGGAAGCATCGTTGGGAAAGATCAAGGAGGCAATACAATCAGGATTCGCGCTTGCAGTAAGACATCCTTTTTTAGTTCTCCgctctgtttttcttttcaatcgaTAAACACACATATTTCGCCTCTGCAGGAGGACGGCACGCGGGTCCCGCTGGACGCAACGAACGGTATCGATGTGCTGGGAAATCTCGTGGAAAACTCGGAACTTTCCGTCAATGTGCCGTACTACGGTAACTACCATTCGCTCGGCCATGTCCTCATCGGGTACATCCACGATCCGGACAACCTGTACCTCGAAGGGCACGGTGTCATGGGTGAGTTTACGACGGCGATGCGCGATCCCACCTTTTACCGCTTCCATCACCACGTGGACGATGTGTTCGATATGCACAAACGGAAGCTTCCGTCGTACAACGAGCAGGAGCTTTCGTTCCCCGGCGTATCGATCGTGGACGCTACGGTACAGATCACGAGCGGCAAGGCGGCCAGAAACCGGTTGCTTACCTACTGGCAACGGACGCAGGTGGATCTGGGGACGGGGTTAGACTTTGGCCCGCATGGTAACGTGGTGGCAACGTTTACCCACATCCAGCATGCGCCCTTCGCGTACCAAATCATGGTGCACAATGAAACGGCCGAGCAGAAGAAGGGCACGGTGCGGATCTTTCTGGCCCCCATTTACGATGCCCAGGGCGAACAGTTGCTGTTGAGTGAGCAGCGTCGTTACGTGGTGGAGTTGGACAAGTTTGTAGTGAGCTGTGAGTAGATTTGCTAACCAGGCCGGAACGAACTCGGGCAGTTGGGTGCGCCTATTAATGCATCATTTTTCGTGCGTAGTGCATCCGGGTGAGAATAGGATCATCCAACAGTCGGATCAATCGAGCGTGACCATACCGTACGAAAGGACTTTCCGGCGAATCGATGCATCCAACATGGCCGGCTCGGAAAACTTTCGGTTCTGCAACTGTGGCTGGCCTGATCATATGCTGCTGCCCAAGGGCCATCCCGATGGGCAACCGTTCGATCTGTTTATTATGGTGTCTGACTACAAGGATGATGCAGTTGGTCCGGGTTTTAATCCGTAAGTTCCGTTCCGGTGGAGTGTCTGAAGCTTGCGCTTTATCTGTCCATATATATTGCGTTATACACACGCTTTACCAACACTTCTAGGAACGAGAACTGCAACGACTCACACTCGT
This Anopheles marshallii chromosome 3, idAnoMarsDA_429_01, whole genome shotgun sequence DNA region includes the following protein-coding sequences:
- the LOC128710757 gene encoding phenoloxidase 8-like codes for the protein MSDIETGFLCLMTRPTEPLFYPKYNGEVYMDLPSEYLPERYQHIADAIKAHHGSVAKHHITIKPVELPDFSYAARVPRDGDFNLFNPAQRHTAGRLIADLIGQPDPETMLSVAAYARDRLNPIMFQYALAVALVHRKDTGTVPVPSFLEMFPTRFVDPALFPKLREEGFAVEQGQRVAIEVPHNATASESDPEQQLAYFREDIGVNLHHWHWHLVYPQEGPLEVVGKDRRGELFYYMHRQITARYNVERFCNRMPLTKPLKNLREPIPEAYFPKLMNSALNRTYPGRAANMVLSHVNRPEDDAVTTILELEASLGKIKEAIQSGFALAEDGTRVPLDATNGIDVLGNLVENSELSVNVPYYGNYHSLGHVLIGYIHDPDNLYLEGHGVMGEFTTAMRDPTFYRFHHHVDDVFDMHKRKLPSYNEQELSFPGVSIVDATVQITSGKAARNRLLTYWQRTQVDLGTGLDFGPHGNVVATFTHIQHAPFAYQIMVHNETAEQKKGTVRIFLAPIYDAQGEQLLLSEQRRYVVELDKFVVSLHPGENRIIQQSDQSSVTIPYERTFRRIDASNMAGSENFRFCNCGWPDHMLLPKGHPDGQPFDLFIMVSDYKDDAVGPGFNPNENCNDSHSYCGLRDQLFPDRRAMGFPFDRLPSAQDHLMNDFVGRFSNMSRTVAEVLFTNTVISRT